A region from the Rhizobium sp. ARZ01 genome encodes:
- the mtaB gene encoding tRNA (N(6)-L-threonylcarbamoyladenosine(37)-C(2))-methylthiotransferase MtaB: protein MSGVEVITFGCRLNTYESEVMRGEAEKAGLNNAILVNTCAVTGEAVRQARQAIRRARRDNPYARIIVTGCAAQTETETFAEMPEVDAVLGNEEKLKSASYRSLPDFGVSAEEKVRVNDIMSVRATAPQMVKSIDGHVRAFIQVQNGCDHRCTFCVIPFGRGNSRSVPMGAIVDQARRLVEGGYSEIVLTGVDATSYGADLPGHPSLGILAKTLLKQVPEILRLRLSSIDGIEADQHLWDLIADEPRFMPHLHLSLQHGDDLILKRMKRRHSRDDAISFCREARRLRPEISFGADMIAGFPTETEDMAAQSANLAEECGIAHLHVFPYSPRPGTPAARMPQVDRAIVKERAARLRETGNRLQLSHLASMVGTRQMILVENNGLAHTENFTLVDAAGLAPRDLVPVTVTGHNGRHLTAQLDPVSFRN, encoded by the coding sequence TTGAGCGGCGTCGAGGTCATAACCTTCGGCTGCCGCCTCAATACTTATGAATCCGAAGTAATGCGAGGCGAAGCCGAGAAGGCGGGGCTGAACAACGCCATTCTCGTCAACACCTGTGCCGTGACCGGCGAGGCGGTACGCCAGGCGCGGCAGGCGATCCGCCGTGCCCGCCGCGACAATCCTTACGCCCGCATCATCGTCACCGGTTGCGCTGCGCAAACCGAAACGGAAACCTTTGCCGAAATGCCCGAGGTGGATGCGGTGCTGGGCAACGAGGAGAAGCTGAAAAGCGCCTCCTACCGATCTCTGCCGGATTTCGGCGTTTCGGCGGAAGAGAAGGTGCGCGTCAACGACATCATGAGCGTGCGGGCGACCGCACCGCAGATGGTCAAATCCATAGATGGGCACGTGCGCGCTTTCATCCAGGTGCAGAACGGCTGCGACCATCGCTGCACCTTCTGCGTCATTCCCTTTGGCCGCGGCAACTCCCGCTCCGTGCCGATGGGCGCGATCGTCGACCAGGCGCGCAGGCTCGTTGAAGGCGGCTACAGCGAGATCGTGCTGACCGGCGTCGACGCGACGAGCTATGGAGCAGATCTTCCCGGCCATCCCTCCCTTGGAATTCTGGCCAAGACCCTGTTGAAGCAGGTGCCGGAGATCTTGCGGTTGCGCCTCTCCTCGATCGACGGCATCGAGGCTGACCAGCACCTGTGGGACCTGATTGCCGACGAGCCGCGGTTCATGCCGCACTTGCACCTGTCGCTGCAGCATGGCGACGACCTGATCCTGAAGCGCATGAAGCGCCGCCATTCGCGCGATGACGCCATCTCCTTCTGCCGCGAGGCGCGACGGTTGCGACCGGAAATCAGCTTCGGCGCGGACATGATCGCCGGCTTCCCGACGGAAACCGAGGACATGGCCGCGCAAAGCGCCAACCTCGCCGAAGAATGCGGCATCGCCCATCTGCACGTCTTTCCCTATAGCCCGCGCCCCGGCACGCCGGCGGCCCGCATGCCACAGGTTGATCGCGCGATCGTCAAGGAACGAGCGGCTCGCCTTCGAGAGACAGGCAATCGCCTCCAGCTGTCGCATCTCGCCTCGATGGTCGGAACCCGGCAAATGATCCTTGTCGAAAACAACGGACTGGCGCATACGGAAAACTTCACGCTGGTCGACGCAGCCGGCCTTGCGCCGCGCGACCTTGTGCCGGTGACAGTCACCGGCCACAATGGCAGGCATCTGACCGCGCAGTTAGACCCCGTATCATTTCGCAACTAG
- a CDS encoding septation protein A has product METLDDAGKPKVSPLLKLVLELGPLVVFFFANSRGAWLAGHFPALAELGGPIFIATGLFMAATAAALIVSWVLTHTLPMMPLVSGIVVFVFGALTLYLQNDTFIKMKPTIVNTLFGAILLSGLAFGKPLLGYVFNAAFRLTEEGWRKLTLRWGLFFFVLAVLNEVVWRSFSTDFWVAFKVWGTMPITILFTLSQMPLIMKYSVEQPEESKAP; this is encoded by the coding sequence ATCGAAACGCTGGACGATGCCGGCAAGCCCAAGGTGAGCCCGCTTCTCAAGCTGGTCCTCGAACTCGGCCCGCTCGTCGTCTTCTTCTTCGCCAATTCGCGCGGCGCGTGGCTTGCTGGGCACTTCCCCGCGCTTGCTGAACTTGGCGGGCCGATCTTTATCGCCACCGGCCTGTTCATGGCGGCGACCGCCGCCGCGCTGATCGTGTCCTGGGTCCTGACGCACACCCTGCCGATGATGCCGCTCGTCTCCGGCATCGTCGTCTTCGTCTTCGGTGCGCTGACGCTCTATCTGCAGAACGACACCTTCATCAAGATGAAGCCGACGATCGTCAACACGCTGTTCGGCGCCATCCTGCTCAGCGGACTCGCCTTCGGTAAGCCGCTGCTCGGCTACGTCTTCAACGCGGCCTTCAGGCTGACGGAGGAAGGCTGGCGCAAGCTGACGCTGCGCTGGGGCCTGTTCTTTTTCGTCCTCGCCGTCCTGAACGAAGTCGTCTGGCGCAGCTTCTCCACCGACTTCTGGGTGGCCTTCAAGGTCTGGGGCACGATGCCGATCACCATCCTCTTCACGCTCTCCCAGATGCCGCTGATCATGAAGTACTCGGTCGAGCAGCCGGAAGAGAGCAAGGCGCCTTAA
- a CDS encoding chorismate mutase encodes MIDPEIKKQLAEYRQSIDNIDAALVHILAERFRCTKAVGVLKATHDLPPADPAREEYQIERLRRLAKDANLDPDFAEKFLNFIIREVIRHHEAIAADYSGSNNQHTA; translated from the coding sequence ATGATCGATCCGGAAATCAAGAAGCAGTTGGCCGAATACCGCCAGTCGATCGACAACATCGATGCTGCCCTGGTCCACATCCTGGCCGAGCGCTTTCGCTGCACCAAGGCGGTCGGCGTTCTCAAGGCCACCCACGATTTGCCGCCGGCCGATCCGGCGCGCGAGGAATACCAGATCGAACGCCTCCGCCGCCTGGCGAAGGACGCCAATCTGGATCCGGATTTCGCGGAGAAGTTCCTGAACTTCATCATCCGCGAGGTGATCCGGCATCATGAAGCCATCGCCGCCGATTACAGCGGCTCGAACAATCAGCATACCGCTTGA
- a CDS encoding methyl-accepting chemotaxis protein, producing MKTIRQKMIAVGVVVLALAGGASGAGLWESGRLSRNIEDVLHDAQALRNQMQADMMHDALRADALAALLAQDPSSGLDAQAVAADLAEHAAVFREMIAANEALVVDPQAAAVLKDLDEPLARYINGAEALVGAAASDRAAALAALPDFMEQFSVLEEAMEKAGDAIQAVSTRTQADSEAISAITQPALKAVFVLSIVFALGLIVAMSRLVTLPIRRMSADMQRLADGDTTIEVAGVGRRDEIGQMAAAVAVFRNAAIENRRLEKEAEAARQQAESERSRLADEAEAAAQARLREATAELAVGLRRLAEGDLAFDLQTRLGADFEPLRHDLNSAVDKLGTALTTVTHTIGRVDKGASAIFDNMQELSQRTERQASTLEETAAALEQLTVNVSTSANRAAEARTVAIAANESAKSSGAVVADAVQAMGRIEESSNRISNIIGVIDEIAFQTNLLALNAGVEAARAGEAGRGFAVVAQEVRELAQRSATAAREIKDLIRNASAEVDNGVGLVSKTGEALQTIEEHIVTINAHMEAIATSSREQSSGLSEINTAIAQLDEVTQRNAAMAAEGNADSARLVEEAGELREAIGRFRTVASETAVDSRPSRAA from the coding sequence ATGAAAACGATACGCCAGAAGATGATCGCCGTCGGTGTTGTGGTTCTTGCACTGGCTGGAGGCGCTTCCGGCGCCGGCCTTTGGGAATCGGGGCGGCTGTCTCGCAACATCGAGGATGTGCTGCACGATGCGCAGGCGCTGCGCAATCAGATGCAGGCCGACATGATGCATGACGCGCTCCGGGCCGATGCGCTTGCCGCCCTTCTTGCGCAGGATCCGTCGAGCGGCCTCGATGCACAGGCCGTCGCTGCGGATCTCGCAGAACACGCGGCTGTCTTCCGGGAAATGATTGCAGCGAACGAAGCGCTGGTCGTCGATCCGCAAGCCGCTGCAGTCCTCAAGGACCTCGATGAGCCATTGGCGCGCTACATCAATGGCGCTGAGGCGCTTGTGGGGGCCGCGGCGTCAGACCGCGCAGCGGCGCTTGCCGCACTTCCCGACTTCATGGAGCAGTTTTCCGTGCTCGAGGAGGCGATGGAAAAGGCAGGCGATGCCATCCAGGCGGTGTCGACGCGCACGCAGGCCGATAGCGAGGCGATTTCTGCCATCACTCAACCGGCTTTGAAGGCGGTATTTGTCCTCTCCATCGTTTTTGCGCTCGGCTTGATCGTTGCGATGAGCCGGCTCGTGACGCTGCCGATCCGCCGTATGTCGGCCGATATGCAGCGTCTGGCAGATGGGGATACGACGATCGAAGTGGCTGGCGTCGGGCGCCGTGACGAGATCGGACAGATGGCGGCTGCCGTTGCGGTGTTCCGCAATGCGGCAATCGAGAACCGGCGTCTGGAAAAGGAAGCGGAAGCGGCGCGTCAGCAGGCGGAAAGCGAACGCTCGCGTTTGGCTGATGAGGCCGAGGCAGCCGCGCAGGCCCGCCTGCGCGAGGCCACGGCCGAACTTGCTGTCGGGCTGCGCCGATTGGCGGAAGGCGATCTCGCCTTCGATCTTCAGACCCGGCTCGGTGCGGATTTCGAACCCTTGCGCCACGACCTCAATAGCGCGGTCGACAAGCTTGGCACGGCACTGACGACGGTAACTCACACAATTGGGCGCGTCGACAAGGGGGCATCGGCCATCTTCGACAACATGCAGGAGTTGTCGCAGCGCACCGAGCGCCAGGCGTCCACGCTGGAAGAGACGGCCGCGGCCCTTGAGCAGTTGACGGTCAACGTGTCTACGTCTGCGAACCGAGCAGCCGAAGCGCGGACGGTTGCGATTGCGGCCAATGAAAGCGCCAAGAGCTCCGGCGCGGTCGTGGCTGATGCCGTGCAGGCGATGGGCCGCATCGAGGAATCCTCAAACCGAATCTCCAACATCATCGGCGTCATCGACGAGATCGCCTTCCAGACCAATCTTTTGGCGCTCAATGCGGGCGTCGAGGCCGCTCGCGCCGGGGAGGCCGGTCGTGGTTTTGCCGTCGTCGCCCAGGAGGTGCGTGAGCTGGCGCAGCGTTCGGCGACCGCGGCAAGAGAAATCAAGGATCTCATCCGCAATGCCAGTGCCGAGGTCGACAATGGGGTCGGGCTCGTCAGCAAGACCGGCGAGGCGCTGCAGACGATCGAAGAGCACATCGTGACCATCAATGCCCACATGGAGGCAATCGCAACCTCGTCGCGTGAACAGTCGAGCGGGCTTTCGGAAATCAACACGGCCATCGCCCAGCTTGATGAAGTCACGCAACGCAACGCGGCCATGGCTGCCGAAGGCAATGCCGACAGTGCGCGACTTGTCGAAGAGGCAGGCGAGCTTCGCGAGGCGATCGGTCGCTTCCGCACAGTCGCGTCGGAAACTGCTGTAGATTCGCGTCCTTCCAGGGCGGCCTGA
- the ccmD gene encoding heme exporter protein CcmD produces MTHSAYVLSAYLATAATVAGLVLWVWLDGRARRKELAVLEAAGIRRRSAVETK; encoded by the coding sequence ATGACACATTCCGCTTACGTCCTGTCGGCCTATCTTGCCACGGCCGCGACCGTTGCCGGGCTTGTCCTCTGGGTCTGGCTCGATGGACGCGCGCGCCGAAAGGAACTCGCTGTCCTTGAGGCGGCTGGCATTCGCCGCCGCTCCGCAGTGGAGACGAAATGA
- the ftsY gene encoding signal recognition particle-docking protein FtsY — MALGFIKKIFSFGKDTVPTAQTPEETVSEEQAAPIAEELVDAPHSVGETASEERDLLLEEAEAANPEADHHRVEPPSDIYPLPPIDHPLSFGREEGGTAPGKATETPGADAEETIDTAPVIDNLAHLSPETETTRTAELINIGMGGVEHAHEELAASEAALGGLPVEEVSDEALAEETVTIAEVTSLDSPEVITPPLPAPKKKPAKVKKEAVETDEEARPAPVLPKGFSTADQQPKAEKVPQPAPKRSWFQRLRAGLARTSAHLTGQITSLFTKRKLDDATLQDLEDLLIQADLGVETALRITDTLASERYGKEVTGEDVGRIMAGEITKVLEPVAKPLELDLTHKPHVILVVGVNGTGKTTTIGKLAAKLSGAGLKVMMAAGDTFRAAAIEQLHIWAERTGSDIVSSKLGADAAGLAYEAYEQAKEKKSDVLIIDTAGRLQNKTELMAELEKIVRVLGKLDPDAPHTVLQTLDATTGQNAMNQVEIFRNVAGVSGLIMTKLDGTARGGILVAIAAKHKLPVYFIGVGEGIDDLEPFEAKDFAQAIAGVEA; from the coding sequence ATGGCCCTCGGCTTCATCAAGAAGATCTTCTCCTTCGGCAAGGACACCGTTCCCACGGCGCAAACGCCAGAGGAGACTGTGAGCGAGGAACAGGCGGCTCCTATCGCAGAGGAGTTGGTCGACGCGCCGCATTCAGTGGGAGAAACCGCAAGCGAGGAGCGTGACCTGCTCCTGGAGGAAGCGGAAGCCGCCAATCCGGAGGCGGACCACCATCGCGTCGAGCCGCCTTCCGATATCTATCCCCTGCCACCGATCGACCATCCGTTGTCGTTCGGAAGAGAGGAAGGCGGGACAGCGCCTGGCAAGGCCACCGAGACTCCTGGTGCGGATGCAGAGGAAACGATCGATACTGCGCCCGTCATCGACAACCTCGCCCACCTGTCGCCCGAGACAGAGACCACGCGGACCGCCGAGCTCATCAACATCGGGATGGGCGGGGTGGAACATGCCCATGAGGAGCTTGCGGCCAGCGAAGCTGCTCTCGGCGGCCTCCCGGTCGAAGAGGTTTCCGACGAAGCGCTCGCCGAAGAGACCGTGACAATCGCGGAAGTCACCTCGCTCGACAGCCCCGAAGTCATCACTCCGCCCCTGCCCGCACCGAAGAAGAAACCGGCCAAGGTGAAAAAGGAAGCAGTTGAGACCGACGAGGAAGCCAGACCGGCGCCGGTCCTTCCCAAGGGCTTTTCCACCGCCGATCAGCAACCGAAGGCAGAAAAGGTGCCCCAGCCCGCACCGAAGCGGAGCTGGTTCCAGCGCTTGCGGGCGGGTCTCGCACGTACCTCGGCGCATCTTACTGGCCAGATCACCAGCCTCTTCACCAAGCGCAAGCTCGATGACGCGACCCTGCAAGACCTCGAAGATCTGTTGATCCAGGCCGATCTCGGCGTCGAGACCGCGCTTCGCATCACCGACACGCTCGCCTCCGAGCGCTACGGCAAGGAGGTCACCGGCGAGGACGTGGGGCGCATCATGGCCGGCGAGATCACCAAGGTTCTGGAGCCGGTGGCCAAGCCGCTGGAGCTCGACCTGACGCACAAGCCGCACGTGATCCTCGTCGTCGGCGTCAATGGCACCGGCAAGACTACGACGATCGGCAAGCTCGCGGCAAAACTTTCCGGCGCCGGTCTGAAGGTGATGATGGCTGCCGGTGATACCTTCCGGGCCGCTGCCATCGAGCAGCTCCACATCTGGGCCGAACGCACCGGCTCCGACATCGTCTCTTCCAAGCTCGGGGCGGATGCCGCCGGCCTTGCCTACGAGGCCTACGAGCAGGCGAAAGAGAAGAAGAGCGACGTCCTAATCATCGACACCGCCGGCCGGCTGCAGAACAAGACGGAACTGATGGCGGAGCTGGAGAAGATCGTCCGCGTGCTCGGCAAGCTCGATCCGGATGCGCCGCACACCGTTTTGCAGACGCTCGACGCCACGACCGGACAGAACGCGATGAACCAGGTGGAAATTTTCCGCAACGTCGCCGGCGTCAGCGGCCTGATCATGACAAAATTGGACGGTACGGCTCGCGGCGGCATTCTTGTGGCGATCGCCGCCAAGCACAAGCTGCCGGTCTATTTCATCGGCGTCGGCGAAGGCATCGACGACCTCGAGCCCTTCGAGGCCAAGGATTTCGCGCAGGCGATTGCAGGGGTTGAGGCATGA
- a CDS encoding DsbE family thiol:disulfide interchange protein: MNQPTDERPAGSRTRILLALTPLVIFATLAAIFFLQLSSGRDISEIPSALIGTKAPFHDLAPLEGATRNGAPIPALTAEAAKGKLTLVNFWASWCVPCRQEHPIILALSQDPRLTVLGVNYKDGTENALRFLGELGNPYAAIGIDPNGKMAIDWGVYGIPESYLVGPDGTILYKKVGPFDEKSLKEGLYPAIEKALGAPAPAG; encoded by the coding sequence ATGAACCAACCCACCGATGAAAGACCCGCCGGGTCGCGCACGCGCATCCTGCTTGCGCTGACACCACTGGTTATTTTTGCAACGCTCGCCGCGATCTTCTTCCTGCAGTTGAGTTCGGGACGCGACATCTCCGAAATCCCTTCCGCGCTGATCGGCACCAAGGCCCCGTTCCACGACCTTGCGCCCCTGGAGGGCGCGACCCGCAACGGGGCGCCGATACCGGCGCTGACCGCCGAGGCGGCCAAGGGCAAGCTCACGCTCGTCAATTTCTGGGCATCCTGGTGTGTGCCGTGCCGGCAGGAACATCCGATCATCCTGGCCTTGTCGCAAGATCCGCGGTTGACGGTGCTCGGCGTCAATTACAAGGATGGAACCGAGAACGCGTTGCGCTTCCTTGGCGAACTCGGCAATCCCTATGCGGCGATCGGCATCGATCCGAACGGCAAGATGGCGATCGACTGGGGCGTCTACGGCATTCCGGAGTCCTACCTCGTCGGGCCTGATGGCACGATCCTCTACAAGAAGGTCGGCCCCTTTGATGAAAAGAGCCTCAAGGAGGGGCTCTATCCAGCAATCGAGAAGGCGCTTGGTGCGCCGGCGCCGGCTGGGTGA
- the ffh gene encoding signal recognition particle protein has translation MFETLQDRLGSILNGLTGRGALSEADVSAALREVRRALLEADVALEVVRSFTDAVREKAVGAEILKSIKPGQMVVKLVHDELVNMLGAEGVSIDLNAAAPVVIMMVGLQGSGKTTTSGKIANRLKTRDKKKVLMASLDTRRPAAQEQLRQLGVQTGIDTLPVIAGQSPTDIAARAVQAAKLGGHDVVILDTAGRTHIDEPLMIEMAEIKRKSNPHEILLVADALTGQDAVNLARNFDDRVGITGLVLTRMDGDGRGGAALSMRAVTGKPIKLIGVGEKMGELEEFHPRRVADRILGMGDIVSLVEKAAENIDAEKAAAMAAKMAKGKFDLNDLADQLRQMQKMGGMGGIMGLMPGMAGMKDKMSAAGLDDKLFGRQIAIINSMTKAERANPDLLKHSRKKRIAAGSGTDAADINKLLKMHRQMADMMKMMGGKKGGGMMKQMMGGLANKMGLGGLGGGMPDLSSMDPKQLEALAKQAEAAGLKPGGGMPGLGGGGLPGLGGAKLPGLGGFPGLPGLPKKK, from the coding sequence ATGTTTGAAACACTCCAGGACCGCCTTGGCTCCATTCTAAATGGATTGACGGGCCGTGGCGCGCTTTCCGAGGCGGATGTCTCGGCGGCGCTGCGCGAGGTCCGTCGTGCGCTGCTCGAAGCGGACGTGGCGTTGGAAGTGGTGCGCTCCTTCACTGATGCGGTGCGGGAAAAGGCCGTCGGCGCAGAAATCCTCAAAAGCATCAAGCCCGGCCAGATGGTCGTCAAGCTCGTGCATGACGAACTGGTCAACATGCTCGGCGCCGAGGGCGTATCGATCGATCTCAATGCGGCGGCTCCCGTCGTCATCATGATGGTCGGTCTGCAGGGCTCCGGTAAGACGACCACATCGGGCAAGATCGCCAACCGGCTGAAGACGCGCGACAAGAAAAAGGTTCTGATGGCCTCGCTCGACACGCGCCGTCCGGCCGCGCAAGAGCAGCTTCGCCAGTTGGGCGTCCAGACCGGCATCGACACGCTGCCTGTTATCGCCGGCCAGTCACCCACCGATATTGCGGCGCGCGCCGTACAGGCTGCCAAGCTTGGTGGTCATGACGTCGTCATCCTCGACACCGCCGGCCGTACCCATATCGACGAGCCGCTGATGATCGAAATGGCGGAGATCAAGCGGAAATCCAATCCGCACGAGATCCTGCTCGTCGCCGACGCGCTGACCGGTCAGGACGCCGTCAACCTCGCCCGCAATTTTGACGATCGCGTCGGCATCACCGGCCTCGTGCTCACCCGTATGGACGGCGACGGCCGCGGCGGTGCGGCCCTTTCGATGCGCGCCGTCACCGGCAAGCCGATCAAGCTGATCGGTGTCGGCGAGAAGATGGGCGAGCTGGAGGAATTTCATCCCCGCCGCGTCGCCGACCGCATCCTCGGCATGGGCGACATCGTCTCGCTCGTCGAAAAGGCGGCGGAGAATATCGATGCCGAGAAGGCGGCCGCGATGGCCGCCAAGATGGCCAAGGGCAAATTCGACCTGAACGACCTCGCCGACCAGTTGCGCCAGATGCAGAAGATGGGCGGCATGGGCGGCATCATGGGGCTGATGCCCGGCATGGCCGGCATGAAGGACAAGATGTCTGCGGCCGGCCTCGACGACAAGCTCTTCGGTCGCCAGATCGCCATCATCAACTCGATGACCAAGGCCGAACGCGCCAATCCGGACCTGCTCAAGCATTCGCGCAAGAAGCGCATCGCCGCCGGCTCCGGCACCGATGCCGCCGACATCAACAAGCTTCTGAAGATGCACCGCCAGATGGCGGACATGATGAAGATGATGGGCGGCAAGAAGGGCGGTGGCATGATGAAGCAGATGATGGGCGGCCTGGCCAATAAGATGGGTCTGGGCGGCCTCGGCGGCGGCATGCCCGATCTGTCGAGCATGGATCCCAAGCAACTTGAAGCGTTAGCCAAGCAGGCGGAAGCCGCCGGCCTGAAGCCGGGCGGCGGAATGCCGGGCCTTGGCGGCGGCGGTCTTCCGGGTCTTGGCGGGGCGAAGCTGCCCGGCCTTGGCGGGTTCCCGGGCCTTCCCGGCCTGCCGAAGAAGAAGTGA
- the rpsP gene encoding 30S ribosomal protein S16, which produces MSLKIRLARGGSKKRPYYQIVVADARSPRDGRFLDRVGAWNPMLAKDDAKRVELNEERIKEWLAKGAQPTDRVLRFLNEAGLAKRDARNNPEKAKPGKKALERVAEKKQKAEDAAAAAAAE; this is translated from the coding sequence ATGTCCCTGAAGATCCGTCTCGCCCGTGGTGGTTCCAAGAAGCGCCCGTACTACCAGATCGTCGTTGCTGATGCGCGTAGCCCGCGCGACGGCCGCTTCCTCGACCGCGTTGGTGCCTGGAATCCGATGCTTGCCAAGGACGACGCCAAGCGCGTTGAGCTCAATGAAGAGCGCATCAAGGAATGGCTCGCCAAGGGCGCCCAGCCGACCGACCGCGTCCTGCGCTTCCTGAACGAAGCCGGCCTTGCCAAGCGTGACGCCCGCAACAACCCGGAAAAGGCAAAGCCGGGCAAGAAGGCGCTGGAGCGCGTTGCCGAGAAGAAGCAGAAGGCTGAAGACGCCGCTGCTGCCGCTGCCGCCGAGTAA
- the dapF gene encoding diaminopimelate epimerase yields the protein MIHATDSKVAFAKMNGLGNKILVVDMRGRADCVTPEAAIVLAADSATAFDQIMAVHDPKIDGTDAFIDILNCDGTKAQACGNGTRCVVQALAAETGKKVFTFQTVAGILNALEHEDGTISVDMGKPVFDWDRIPLAEEFHDTRRIELQIGPIDDPVLHSPSAMSMGNPHAVFWVDRDVMSYDLARFGPLLENHPIFPERANITLAQVTSRSAMTTRTWERGAGLTLACGSAACAAAVSAARTGRTGRKVDVHVASANPPGILTIEWRESDDHVVMTGPAEWEWSGTLDPSTGSWQRDAKTADDGAAAL from the coding sequence ATGATACATGCGACGGACAGCAAGGTCGCATTCGCCAAGATGAACGGACTGGGCAACAAGATCCTGGTCGTGGACATGCGTGGCCGTGCGGATTGCGTGACGCCGGAGGCCGCGATCGTGCTGGCCGCCGATTCCGCCACCGCCTTCGACCAGATCATGGCGGTCCACGATCCGAAGATCGACGGCACCGATGCCTTCATCGACATCCTCAACTGCGACGGCACCAAGGCACAGGCCTGCGGCAACGGCACGCGCTGCGTCGTGCAGGCGCTCGCCGCCGAGACCGGCAAGAAGGTCTTCACCTTCCAGACCGTGGCCGGCATCCTGAACGCGCTCGAGCATGAGGACGGCACGATCTCGGTCGACATGGGCAAGCCCGTCTTCGACTGGGACAGGATTCCGCTTGCCGAAGAATTCCACGACACACGTCGCATTGAGCTGCAAATCGGGCCGATCGACGATCCGGTGCTGCACTCCCCATCCGCCATGTCGATGGGCAATCCGCACGCTGTCTTCTGGGTCGATCGCGACGTGATGTCCTACGACCTCGCGCGGTTCGGGCCGCTTCTGGAAAACCATCCGATCTTCCCCGAGCGCGCCAACATCACACTGGCGCAGGTGACCTCGCGTTCCGCGATGACGACGCGCACCTGGGAGCGCGGTGCGGGTCTGACGCTCGCCTGCGGCTCGGCTGCCTGCGCCGCCGCCGTCAGCGCTGCCCGCACGGGGCGCACCGGGCGCAAGGTCGACGTCCATGTTGCTTCAGCCAATCCTCCAGGCATACTCACCATCGAATGGCGCGAGAGCGACGATCACGTCGTCATGACCGGCCCGGCCGAATGGGAATGGTCCGGCACACTCGATCCCTCGACGGGAAGCTGGCAGCGTGATGCGAAAACGGCCGACGATGGGGCGGCCGCGCTTTGA